One genomic window of Cupriavidus sp. P-10 includes the following:
- a CDS encoding Hsp20/alpha crystallin family protein, translating to MKTDLGKWNPFKFLRKSTEDRQPTGESSNVPAPRHWTPDWPDVSRLFSSDPLRAMGEFLHEPFAGFGGLDRWFGDFSSSRFQPRIDVVDDGTALRITAELPGMDREDLQTTIEDGALVLRGEKKQDIQSEENGCYRLERAYGAFMRSIPLPDGIDLDHIDAKFDRGVLTLRLPKTGSSQSAVKKIEVK from the coding sequence ATGAAAACAGACCTGGGCAAATGGAACCCATTCAAGTTCCTACGCAAATCGACAGAGGATAGGCAGCCGACGGGCGAGTCGTCGAATGTTCCAGCGCCAAGGCACTGGACACCGGACTGGCCCGACGTTTCACGGCTATTTTCAAGCGATCCCCTGCGTGCGATGGGCGAGTTCCTGCATGAACCCTTCGCGGGCTTCGGCGGCCTGGATCGATGGTTCGGTGACTTCAGTTCTTCGCGCTTCCAACCTCGCATCGATGTAGTCGATGATGGCACGGCGCTGAGGATCACGGCGGAACTGCCCGGCATGGATCGCGAGGACCTGCAGACCACCATCGAAGATGGCGCGCTGGTGTTACGGGGTGAGAAGAAGCAGGACATTCAGAGCGAGGAAAACGGCTGCTACCGGCTGGAGCGGGCATACGGCGCTTTCATGCGCAGTATTCCGCTGCCCGATGGCATCGACCTCGATCACATCGATGCGAAGTTCGACAGAGGCGTATTGACGCTGCGTCTACCCAAGACCGGCTCGTCGCAATCTGCGGTGAAGAAGATCGAGGTGAAGTGA
- a CDS encoding DUF1488 domain-containing protein has product MQQIDFPRTEPRFRAADLSLECAARVDGTPACYAITAEALEDHFGARSHRPEDLVQALKGHRDDIESVARTLFDLTGSRNIVLHSGHFRFAL; this is encoded by the coding sequence ATGCAACAGATTGACTTTCCTCGCACCGAACCGCGCTTCCGTGCCGCCGACTTGAGCCTCGAATGCGCCGCTCGCGTGGACGGAACGCCCGCATGCTATGCCATTACCGCGGAGGCGCTTGAGGATCACTTTGGGGCGCGCTCGCATCGGCCAGAGGATCTGGTACAGGCCCTAAAGGGACACCGCGATGATATTGAAAGCGTCGCACGCACCCTATTCGACTTGACTGGATCACGCAACATCGTGCTGCACAGTGGGCATTTCCGTTTCGCCCTGTAA
- a CDS encoding sensor histidine kinase: MPDLQSAPLRGLAAFLQQRRTALTERWMGAVSADEILTEADRLTYEQLADHLPQIIDSICVALEAEDLDQAEPAIGRGARQHGNVRWRQGYQIVELVREMDLLGQVLDDALDEYAQSVPSFSRQYEARARRLIDEARSFVTLTSIREVVSERERKIDQYTARLERANDELELRQRLLSELHESRMQITRSVVHDLRNFLNAFSIALQLISRAPAKTEAGVALASRQAADMKQLVDQMVEYSVVLGDGSHVLPETVDLGELFDELVATSRPLFEAKGLRLEAERDPRLSSVRSHRLRLKQVATNMLSNALKYTLEGEVHLTVGRVEADHWYLRVSDTGVGIAPSDQARVFNEFERAADEDIPGAGLGLAIVKELCRTLEGVIHFKSRKGHGTSFEIHFPVRLREPEATGGG, from the coding sequence ATGCCCGACCTGCAATCGGCGCCCCTTCGCGGCCTTGCCGCCTTTCTCCAGCAGCGCCGAACCGCGCTGACTGAGCGGTGGATGGGCGCGGTATCTGCGGATGAAATCCTGACGGAGGCTGACCGGCTGACGTACGAACAGCTCGCAGACCATCTGCCCCAGATTATCGACAGCATCTGCGTGGCGCTCGAGGCGGAAGATCTCGACCAGGCCGAGCCGGCAATCGGGCGGGGTGCGCGTCAGCACGGCAATGTGCGCTGGCGCCAGGGTTACCAGATCGTGGAACTGGTGCGTGAGATGGACCTGTTGGGTCAGGTGCTGGATGACGCGCTCGACGAATATGCGCAGTCGGTCCCGAGCTTCAGCCGGCAATACGAAGCCCGCGCGCGTCGCCTGATCGATGAAGCGCGCAGTTTCGTGACGCTGACATCGATCCGGGAGGTCGTGTCCGAGCGCGAGCGCAAGATCGACCAATATACCGCTCGCCTCGAGCGCGCCAATGATGAGCTCGAACTCAGGCAGCGGCTGCTAAGCGAGCTGCACGAGTCGCGCATGCAGATTACGCGCAGCGTCGTCCACGACCTGCGCAATTTCCTGAACGCGTTTTCAATTGCGCTGCAACTGATCTCCCGTGCACCGGCGAAAACGGAAGCCGGGGTTGCATTGGCGAGCCGGCAGGCTGCTGACATGAAGCAGCTGGTCGACCAGATGGTGGAGTATTCAGTCGTCCTCGGAGACGGTTCACACGTCCTCCCCGAGACAGTTGACCTGGGCGAGCTATTTGACGAACTGGTGGCGACTTCACGTCCGCTGTTTGAAGCCAAAGGCTTGCGGCTCGAAGCCGAGCGTGACCCTAGGTTGAGTTCCGTTCGCTCGCACCGGCTCCGGCTGAAGCAGGTGGCGACGAATATGCTGTCGAACGCCCTGAAATACACGCTCGAGGGCGAGGTTCACCTGACGGTGGGCAGGGTGGAGGCGGATCATTGGTATCTGCGGGTGTCGGATACGGGCGTGGGCATCGCGCCATCTGACCAGGCACGCGTGTTCAATGAATTCGAGCGGGCGGCAGACGAGGACATCCCAGGCGCCGGACTGGGACTGGCAATCGTGAAGGAGCTCTGCCGGACGCTTGAGGGCGTCATCCATTTCAAATCGCGTAAAGGGCACGGCACAAGCTTCGAGATCCATTTTCCGGTGAGGCTCAGGGAGCCGGAGGCAACAGGCGGGGGCTGA
- a CDS encoding Hsp20/alpha crystallin family protein, whose product MNTDPKKWNLFKFLREAARKSNPDSLEGPPGSEQWRASWPDIPRLFSREPWRAVEEFFHDPFAGRSALERWFGDFSSSRFQPRIDVVDEGQVLRVTAELPGMDREDLNVSVEDGAIVLRGEKKQDVRSEEDGCYRLERAYGSFVRTIPMPENADPDHALAKFDNGVLTLTVPKSEPARSASRTIDIG is encoded by the coding sequence ATGAACACCGATCCGAAGAAGTGGAATCTCTTCAAGTTCCTTCGTGAAGCGGCCCGCAAGTCCAATCCGGACAGCCTGGAAGGCCCGCCGGGGAGCGAGCAGTGGCGTGCCTCCTGGCCTGACATTCCGCGACTGTTCTCACGCGAACCGTGGCGCGCAGTGGAGGAGTTCTTTCATGACCCGTTTGCCGGCCGGAGTGCGCTCGAGCGATGGTTTGGCGACTTCAGTTCTTCGCGCTTCCAGCCGCGCATCGACGTGGTCGACGAAGGGCAGGTGCTGCGCGTGACCGCCGAATTGCCAGGGATGGACCGCGAAGACCTGAACGTGAGCGTCGAGGACGGGGCGATCGTGCTGCGCGGCGAGAAAAAGCAGGACGTGCGCAGCGAGGAAGATGGCTGCTACCGGCTAGAGCGCGCCTATGGAAGCTTCGTGCGCACGATTCCCATGCCGGAGAACGCCGACCCCGATCACGCCCTGGCAAAGTTTGACAATGGTGTGCTCACGTTGACCGTGCCGAAATCGGAGCCGGCGCGCTCCGCGAGTCGCACGATCGACATTGGCTAG
- the groL gene encoding chaperonin GroEL (60 kDa chaperone family; promotes refolding of misfolded polypeptides especially under stressful conditions; forms two stacked rings of heptamers to form a barrel-shaped 14mer; ends can be capped by GroES; misfolded proteins enter the barrel where they are refolded when GroES binds) produces MAAKEIQFQESARRRIVAGVNLLANAVKVTLGPKGRNVVLERSFGPPLITKDGVSVAKEIELRDTFENMGAQLVKQVAAKTSDVAGDGTTTATVLAQAMVQEGMKDVVAGLNPIDLKRGMDLAVTAVVEALRKLSRPCTTSKEIGQIGAISANADEAIGKIIADAMAKVGKDGAITIEDGKSLESELEVVEGMQFDRGYLASYFINQPEKQSVMLEEPYILLHDKKISAIRDLLPVLEAVAKTGKPLLVVAEDVEGEALATLVVNSLRGTFKAAAVKAPGFGDRRKAMLEDIAILTGGTLIEEQTGKQLKHVVLEDLGHAKRVEIEKENTTLVGGAGDPAAIEARIKAIRRQIDEATSDYDKEKLQERVAKLAGGVAVIRVGAATEVEMKEKKARVEDALHATRAAVEEGIVAGGGVALLRARAQLEPLQGANADQEAGIRIVLRALEEPLRQIAANAGEEASVVLSRVLGHDGNFGWNAATGEYGDLFEMGVIDPTKVTRTALQNAASVAGLILTTDATVAEMPKDHGKAAAVSSELEY; encoded by the coding sequence ATGGCAGCCAAGGAGATCCAATTTCAGGAGTCCGCGCGCCGCCGCATCGTGGCGGGAGTCAACCTGCTGGCCAACGCGGTCAAGGTCACGCTCGGCCCCAAGGGGCGCAATGTGGTCCTCGAGCGATCGTTCGGGCCGCCGCTGATCACCAAGGATGGGGTATCGGTCGCCAAGGAGATCGAGCTGCGCGACACGTTCGAGAACATGGGGGCCCAGTTGGTCAAGCAGGTTGCGGCCAAGACATCCGACGTGGCCGGTGACGGCACCACGACCGCCACCGTGCTGGCCCAGGCGATGGTTCAGGAGGGCATGAAGGACGTGGTGGCGGGTCTGAATCCGATCGATCTGAAGCGCGGCATGGACCTGGCCGTGACCGCGGTCGTCGAGGCGCTGCGCAAGCTGAGCCGGCCCTGCACTACGAGCAAGGAGATCGGCCAGATCGGCGCGATCTCCGCCAACGCTGATGAGGCGATCGGCAAGATCATCGCTGACGCGATGGCCAAGGTCGGCAAGGACGGGGCCATCACGATTGAAGACGGCAAGTCGCTGGAGAGCGAGCTGGAGGTGGTCGAAGGCATGCAGTTCGATCGCGGTTATCTGGCCTCTTACTTTATCAACCAGCCCGAGAAGCAATCCGTCATGCTCGAAGAGCCGTATATCCTGTTGCATGACAAGAAGATATCGGCGATTCGCGATCTGCTGCCGGTGCTCGAGGCCGTGGCCAAGACCGGCAAGCCGTTGCTCGTCGTGGCCGAAGACGTGGAAGGCGAGGCACTTGCGACCCTGGTCGTCAACTCGCTGCGCGGCACCTTCAAGGCCGCCGCGGTGAAGGCACCGGGCTTCGGCGACCGGCGCAAGGCCATGCTGGAAGACATTGCCATCCTGACCGGTGGCACGCTGATCGAGGAACAGACGGGCAAGCAGCTCAAGCATGTCGTGCTGGAGGATCTGGGGCATGCCAAACGCGTCGAAATTGAGAAGGAGAACACGACCCTCGTCGGCGGCGCGGGCGACCCCGCAGCAATCGAGGCCCGCATCAAGGCCATACGGCGGCAGATCGACGAGGCCACCAGCGACTATGACAAGGAGAAGTTGCAGGAGCGGGTCGCCAAGCTGGCCGGTGGCGTAGCGGTGATCCGGGTTGGCGCCGCCACTGAGGTGGAAATGAAGGAGAAGAAGGCGCGCGTCGAAGACGCTCTGCACGCCACGCGGGCAGCGGTCGAGGAAGGCATCGTTGCGGGCGGCGGCGTCGCGCTGCTGCGCGCCCGCGCCCAGCTTGAGCCGCTCCAGGGCGCCAACGCCGATCAGGAAGCCGGCATCCGAATCGTGCTGCGTGCCCTGGAGGAGCCGCTGCGGCAGATCGCCGCCAATGCCGGCGAGGAAGCCTCGGTGGTGCTTAGCCGGGTACTCGGACATGACGGCAACTTCGGCTGGAATGCGGCCACCGGTGAATACGGCGACCTGTTCGAGATGGGCGTGATTGACCCAACCAAGGTGACCCGTACCGCACTACAGAACGCGGCTTCAGTCGCCGGACTGATTCTGACCACGGACGCGACCGTGGCAGAGATGCCGAAAGACCACGGCAAAGCCGCCGCGGTGTCTTCGGAGCTGGAGTATTGA
- a CDS encoding sigma factor-like helix-turn-helix DNA-binding protein has protein sequence MKLLVRYQNITEASHAQCEQMLTESAAHYLKRHLKRFLAERVLLRADLAMDAAHPSYHVRLRLALPRGTLVSTEDGKSIRSALRASFADLERQIERHLARLRREDTWRRKQRREGLRRLKAATAAATPSESARFDEQVRALLSPLQRFAQRELSYLRARGDLAETDPALDDVVDEVLTRALERLNQAPQVVLSEDELQGLALAVLEAEVARRRSEEGRWVSLEAKATVVPARSHDDIDDAVFEYWQPDELLRMEDVVPDAAISPDVVAAQNELHEIVGELLSQLPNQWRRTVLLARVDDVPVRNIARLLNTPEGEVRSWLDHADAFLKARLEEDGLQPVSGTGQKRHRRASGGTETEGQLADT, from the coding sequence GTGAAACTGCTGGTAAGATACCAAAACATCACCGAGGCCTCGCACGCGCAGTGCGAGCAAATGCTCACCGAGTCTGCCGCGCACTATCTCAAGCGTCATCTCAAACGGTTTTTGGCAGAACGGGTGCTGCTGCGCGCCGATCTCGCGATGGACGCCGCCCACCCCTCCTATCATGTCAGGCTGCGCTTGGCGCTGCCGCGTGGCACGTTAGTCAGCACAGAAGACGGGAAGTCGATCCGAAGCGCGCTGAGGGCGTCGTTCGCCGACCTCGAGCGCCAGATCGAGCGCCACCTCGCACGCCTGCGCAGGGAGGATACTTGGCGGCGCAAGCAGCGCCGTGAGGGGCTGCGACGACTGAAGGCCGCCACCGCGGCGGCGACCCCGTCGGAATCGGCACGTTTCGACGAACAGGTTCGGGCACTGCTGTCGCCGCTGCAACGCTTCGCGCAGCGCGAACTGTCCTATCTGCGGGCGCGCGGCGACTTGGCAGAAACGGATCCGGCGCTGGACGATGTGGTCGACGAGGTACTGACTCGCGCCCTCGAGCGACTGAACCAGGCCCCGCAGGTGGTACTGAGCGAGGATGAACTGCAAGGGCTCGCGCTGGCCGTGCTGGAAGCTGAGGTTGCGCGGCGGCGCAGCGAAGAAGGCCGCTGGGTTTCGCTCGAGGCCAAGGCCACGGTTGTGCCGGCACGCTCTCATGATGATATTGATGACGCGGTATTCGAGTACTGGCAACCGGATGAGTTGCTGCGGATGGAAGATGTGGTGCCTGACGCTGCCATTAGCCCGGACGTGGTAGCCGCCCAGAACGAATTGCACGAGATCGTCGGCGAATTGCTGTCGCAGCTGCCTAACCAGTGGCGTCGAACTGTGTTGCTCGCACGCGTGGACGACGTTCCAGTGCGCAACATTGCGCGCTTGCTGAACACACCGGAAGGCGAGGTACGGAGCTGGCTGGATCACGCCGATGCCTTTCTCAAGGCCAGGCTCGAAGAGGACGGGCTGCAACCCGTGAGTGGGACTGGCCAGAAACGACACAGGCGAGCAAGTGGCGGTACTGAAACGGAGGGCCAACTGGCTGACACCTGA
- a CDS encoding Hsp20/alpha crystallin family protein: MSDLFFGTDVFSELDRMQRQMASLFGGFPSSIRSGRFGAFPPVNIGATDDSIEIVAFAPGLKPDQFEVSIDKGLLTISGEREAAQAAHDPEVRLYAQERFTGTFRRVVELPQSADPDKVQARYANGCLSISVGKREASKPRAITVQ, encoded by the coding sequence TTTCAGCGAGCTCGACCGCATGCAAAGGCAGATGGCGAGTTTGTTCGGCGGCTTCCCATCCAGCATCCGCTCCGGCCGCTTCGGGGCATTTCCCCCGGTCAATATCGGTGCCACGGACGATTCCATCGAGATTGTCGCGTTCGCACCCGGGCTCAAGCCAGACCAGTTCGAGGTGTCGATCGACAAGGGCTTGCTGACCATCAGCGGCGAGCGCGAAGCGGCGCAAGCTGCGCACGATCCCGAGGTCCGGCTGTATGCGCAAGAGCGATTCACCGGCACGTTCCGGCGTGTGGTCGAATTGCCGCAAAGCGCCGACCCCGACAAAGTCCAGGCGCGCTATGCCAACGGCTGCCTGTCTATCAGTGTCGGCAAGCGCGAAGCCTCAAAGCCCCGGGCGATCACGGTCCAATAA
- the dnaK gene encoding molecular chaperone DnaK yields MSKIIGIDLGTTNSCVALMEGNQVKVIENSEGSRTTPSIVAYVNDGEILVGAPAKRQAVTNPKNTLFAIKRLIGRRYEEKEVQKDIGLMPFAILKADNGDAWVEAQGQKLAPPQVSAEVLRKMKKTAEDYLGEPVTEAVITVPAYFNDSQRQATKDAGRIAGLDVKRIINEPTAAALAFGLDKKENRDRKIAVFDLGGGTFDISIIEIADLQGEKQFEVLSTNGDTFLGGEDFDQRIIDYLIGEFKKDQGVDLSRDVLALQRLKEAAEKAKIELSSSLQTEISLPYITADASGPRHLNLKLTRAKLEALVEDLVERTLEPCRIAIKDAGIAVEKIDDVILVGGMTRMPRVQEKVRAFFGREPRKDVNPDEAVAVGAAIQGAVLAGDRKDVLLLDVTPLSLGIETLGGVMSKMITKNTTIPTKFSQIFSTADDNQAAVTIKVYQGEREIVTGNKMLGEFNLEGIAPAPRGMPQIEVTFDIDANGILHVSAQDKATGKENRITIKANSGLSEGEIQHMVKDAEAHADEDRRQRELVDARNHGDALAHSSRKALAEYGEKLDADEKGKIESAIKDLEAALKTSDKAEIDAKAQALATASLKLGEKVYADVQVQPDTGSGRAADAKEASAEKSDKDVEDVEFKEAGAKQ; encoded by the coding sequence ATGAGCAAGATCATCGGGATTGACCTCGGCACCACGAATTCGTGTGTGGCGCTGATGGAAGGCAACCAAGTCAAAGTGATTGAGAACTCCGAAGGCTCGCGCACGACCCCTTCGATCGTCGCCTATGTGAACGACGGCGAAATCCTCGTCGGCGCACCCGCCAAGCGGCAGGCCGTCACGAATCCAAAGAACACGCTGTTTGCCATAAAGCGGCTGATCGGCCGCCGCTACGAGGAAAAGGAAGTGCAGAAGGACATTGGCCTGATGCCCTTCGCAATCTTGAAGGCTGACAACGGCGACGCATGGGTCGAAGCGCAAGGCCAGAAGCTCGCCCCGCCGCAAGTCTCGGCTGAGGTGCTGCGCAAGATGAAGAAGACCGCCGAAGACTATCTTGGCGAGCCTGTCACCGAAGCCGTCATCACGGTGCCCGCCTACTTCAACGACAGCCAGCGCCAGGCGACCAAGGATGCCGGGCGCATCGCCGGGCTGGACGTCAAGCGCATCATCAACGAGCCGACCGCGGCGGCGCTCGCGTTCGGGCTGGACAAAAAGGAAAACCGCGACCGCAAGATTGCCGTGTTCGACCTCGGCGGCGGCACCTTCGACATCTCCATCATCGAGATCGCTGACTTGCAAGGCGAGAAGCAATTCGAAGTGCTGTCGACCAACGGTGATACCTTCCTGGGCGGAGAAGACTTCGACCAGCGCATCATCGACTACCTCATCGGCGAATTCAAGAAGGACCAGGGGGTCGACTTGTCGCGGGACGTGCTGGCGCTGCAACGCCTGAAGGAAGCTGCGGAGAAGGCCAAGATCGAGCTCTCGTCAAGCCTGCAGACGGAAATCAGCCTGCCGTACATTACGGCCGACGCCAGCGGGCCGCGCCATTTGAACCTGAAGCTCACGCGTGCCAAGCTCGAAGCCCTGGTCGAAGACCTGGTCGAGCGCACGTTGGAGCCGTGCCGGATCGCGATCAAGGATGCCGGTATCGCGGTGGAAAAGATCGACGACGTCATTCTGGTGGGTGGCATGACCCGTATGCCCAGAGTGCAGGAGAAGGTCAGGGCGTTCTTCGGCCGCGAGCCGCGCAAGGACGTCAACCCCGACGAAGCGGTGGCGGTGGGGGCGGCGATCCAGGGCGCGGTGCTCGCCGGTGATCGCAAGGACGTGCTGCTGCTTGACGTCACGCCGCTTTCGCTGGGGATCGAGACCCTAGGTGGCGTGATGAGCAAGATGATCACCAAGAACACGACCATCCCGACCAAGTTTTCTCAGATCTTTTCTACGGCCGACGACAACCAGGCGGCGGTGACCATCAAAGTCTACCAAGGCGAACGCGAGATTGTTACGGGCAACAAGATGCTGGGCGAGTTCAACCTGGAGGGCATTGCACCGGCGCCGCGCGGCATGCCGCAGATCGAGGTGACGTTTGACATCGACGCCAATGGCATCCTGCACGTGTCGGCGCAGGACAAGGCTACTGGCAAGGAGAACCGGATCACCATCAAAGCCAACTCCGGCCTGTCTGAAGGCGAGATCCAGCACATGGTGAAGGACGCCGAGGCTCATGCTGACGAAGACCGTCGACAGCGGGAGTTGGTCGATGCGCGCAACCACGGCGACGCGCTGGCACACAGTTCGCGCAAGGCGCTGGCCGAATACGGCGAAAAGCTGGACGCGGACGAGAAGGGGAAGATCGAATCCGCAATCAAGGACCTTGAGGCGGCACTGAAGACCTCCGACAAGGCCGAGATCGACGCCAAGGCGCAGGCCCTGGCTACGGCCTCGCTGAAACTCGGCGAAAAGGTCTATGCGGACGTTCAGGTTCAGCCGGACACTGGCTCCGGTCGCGCAGCAGACGCGAAAGAGGCGAGCGCCGAGAAGAGTGACAAGGACGTGGAGGATGTTGAGTTCAAAGAAGCGGGCGCCAAGCAGTAA
- a CDS encoding co-chaperone GroES — protein sequence MNIRPLHDRVIVKRLDAEHKTASGIVIPDTAAEKPDQGEVLAVGPGKRLGDGHVGAPSVKIGERVLFGKYAGTTVKLEGEEVLVMRDEDILCVVE from the coding sequence ATGAACATCCGTCCACTACACGATCGCGTCATCGTCAAACGCTTGGACGCAGAACACAAGACGGCCAGCGGTATTGTCATCCCCGATACCGCCGCCGAAAAGCCGGACCAGGGCGAAGTCCTGGCTGTCGGCCCCGGCAAGCGCCTGGGCGATGGCCATGTCGGCGCGCCGAGCGTGAAGATTGGCGAGCGCGTGCTATTTGGCAAGTATGCGGGCACCACCGTCAAGCTTGAAGGCGAGGAGGTGCTGGTTATGCGTGACGAGGATATTCTGTGCGTCGTCGAATAG
- a CDS encoding Hsp20/alpha crystallin family protein: MNETTQVAERNQNAVTTGQEDRSTPTMTLLPAVDIVEDSNGVTLWADLPGVTKDKLEVNVHDGNLHIEAEAVVPTPQGLRVQHAEIRQPHFARAFSLSADLDASKIEANLQDGVLKLTIPRRDEARPRRIAVNVA; this comes from the coding sequence ATGAACGAGACTACCCAAGTGGCTGAACGCAACCAGAACGCGGTGACAACAGGTCAGGAGGACAGGTCCACGCCGACGATGACCCTGCTTCCCGCGGTCGACATCGTCGAGGACAGCAACGGCGTCACCCTCTGGGCCGATCTTCCGGGTGTGACCAAGGACAAGCTTGAGGTGAATGTCCACGACGGCAACCTCCATATCGAGGCGGAAGCGGTCGTGCCCACGCCCCAAGGCCTGCGGGTGCAACACGCGGAGATTCGACAGCCTCACTTCGCCCGCGCTTTCTCGCTAAGTGCCGACCTTGACGCGTCGAAGATCGAGGCGAACCTGCAGGACGGCGTGCTCAAGCTGACGATCCCGCGTCGCGACGAAGCGCGTCCGCGTCGCATTGCAGTCAACGTGGCGTGA